The Planctomycetota bacterium region CGCTCGGCAGAGCCCTCCCGAGGAACCGCCATGTCCGCGAGGAGCTGGCATGCCCACGCCCTGCACCGGGCCAGTCACGCCAGGATCGCGAAACCCTGAAAAACCCGTGTTTATGTTTCCCTCGCCTCATCGTGTGCCTGGTCTCGCATCTTGCTGGTTGGCGGCTGCGACGGCGAGGGTGTAGCGGGGCCAGTGAGCGGCTGTCTTGTGAAACCAGTCGCGCGGCAGGGTGGGGCTGGAGTGGTGGTAGCGCTCGGGGAGGTCGCCATCCTGGACGACCGCGAGGATCATGAGCTGTTCGCCGGCCATTCTCCAGGGGCCTGGCTCGCGGAGCTTGGGGCCGCCGGGGCTTGCGGAAGGCTTCTCGAGCCAGGTGCGGCACTTCTCGGGCGCGCCGAGGCCAAGCCAGGGGAGCCGCAACTCGGCGGTGTAGCCGGTGTCGGCGTCGGAGGGGTCGTTGAGGGTGGAGGGCTTGCCGTCGGCGCGCGGCTTGAGGCGCACGGCCTTGGCGAGGGCGTGCGGCCCGTCGTCCTGCATCCACAGCGTGTGGCCGAAGAGGATGCCCCAGGTGGCGATGGAGAGCTGGCTGACGCGCCAGGCGGGGTCGGGCACGGTGATCCACACGTCGTTGAAGTGGTTGGCGGCGTTGTGATGGAGCTCCCAGAAGAAGCGCTCGTCGCCGAACGAGAGAAAGAACTCGACGACGTCAATCTTCTTCGCGTCGTCCCAGATGACGGCGCCCTCGCGGCGGTTGGCCGGCGGCCCCTCGAACTCGCCGGTGCCGGCAGCGACGAGGTTGCGGTCGAACGTCTCGTAGGCGATGTAGAGATAGTGGTCGTCCCAGGCGAACCGCGCGGCCAGGCGGGGCTGGTCGCTCAGGGCGCCTGTCTTGCTGAGCAGGTAGTCGGCGCGCACGATGTCCGCCTCTCTCCAGACCGGCTCGTCGAGAATGCCGTCCACTGTGATGGGCGTGGGCGTCTTCGGGATGGCACCCGCCCCCTCCGCCGCCAAGGCAAGCGGCCAATGAGCAATGACCAATGACCAAGTAAGAAAGAGCCAGCGGCCACCCGCCTTCTGAGTTGAGCCTTGGCCATGGGTCATCGGGCACTCCTTCTCATCTATGGAGGGTAGGCTCGCACCAGTTGGCGGCGTCGGACTTGTTGCCATCGCCGGCGTCGGTGACGACGAGGCGCAGGCGGTTGATGCCGGTGACGTCGAGGGCCACGTCGCGGGGGGCGTCGAGACCCGACAGGACGGGCGAGGCCCAGAGCTTGCGGCCGTCGGCGTAGGCCTCGAAGACGACGGAGCCTTTGCCCTCGGTGACGGCGTCCACGCCCACCCTGGCGGTGAAACGGGCGAACTGGCGGTTCAGCGGGTACTCGAGGAGGCAGTTGGCGAAGGTGCCGATGCCGTTGGCGAAGGCGGCCTGCCCCACGGCGAGCGGCCCGCCGACGATGTTGCGGCCGAGGCGCGGCTGGGCCACGTTCTGCTCGACGTGAATGGCGCCCACGGCGCTCAAGGGGAAATCCCCGCCGCGGTACTCGAAGACCGCAACCTCCCGCGGGCTTGAGGGCCCGCGGGAGGTTTGGGGCGCCGCACGGTCGGAGCGCAGCTCGATCTCTGCCTTCGCGACGCCAGCCAGGGCCTCGGGCGGAATCACGAAGATGCACTCGCGCGGCCCGCCCGACAGCTCGGGGGCCGAACGCGTGAGGTCCCACGTTCCGATAGCCTTGCCATTGACGGCCACCTCGGCCTTGAAGCCCTCGCCTTCGAGCACAAAGCGCTGGCGGAGCACAAGCCCCGCGCCCTGGGGCACGGCGATGGAGAAGCGTGGCGCGGCCTCCGTGGCCGCAGGACGGACCACGGCGAGCAGGCGCTGCGGCCAGGCGGGCTCAGCGCCGTCGCGCACCCACAACCTGGCGAGCGCGTCGCGCGCCCGCGCCCAGTCGCCCTCGCCCAGCACGAACGCCACGGGCACCTTGCCCACGGCGTGCCAGCCGCCCTCGGCCGGCACGGGCGAGCCGAAGACGTCCTCGGCCGCCTCGACGCCGAGGCCGGCGTGGGCGAAGGTCACAGCTCCCGCATCGTCGTTCCGCCACACGATGGCCGCCACCTTGCCGTCGCGGCGCTTCGCGGCCAGGCAGCGGGTGCGGGCGGGCACGATGTCCTGAATCTCGACTGGCTCGGCGGCCTGGAGCTGCGCGAGCCATTGCCGCGCGCGCAGCACGCCCCACCAGGCGGGCTTGAGCTGGAAGGTGGCGGGCCGCTCGGCCAGTGGGGGCACGAGCAGTTCGCGGCGATACGCCAGGCCCAGCCCCAGGCGGGCGAAGTCGTCGTTGCGAATGGCCAGCGCGGGCCGAATGCCGGCGCCGTGGAGCAACAGGTCCGAGCGGGCGAGATAGGCTGCCTGCTCGAAGGCCCCGATCCTGCCCGCCGCCGCATCGGCCGCGGCGGGGCCGCGTTCGGCGCGCTCGACCGCCCAGTCGAGGTCGGTGAGGAGGATGCTCTTCGGCTCCTTCGAGCCCTTGGCCAGGGCGTCCGCCAACTCGCGGACGTAGGCCGGCACCAGGGCGTCCTCGGGCGAGAGCCGCCCGACGTCGAGGCGCACGTTCACGCCGGTCACGCGGTCGAGCGCGCCCAGTTCGGCCAGCTTCGCGACGTAGGGCACGGCGGCGGCCCGGCTCAGGCCGCCAATGAGCAGCGGCGTCTTCGGACAGTAGCGGCGGCGCCAGGCGTCGGCCGACGCCATCATCCTGGCGAAGCGCTCGGGCTCGACGGCCAGCGCCCCTGCGTCAGGGCCGTTCCAGAGCACGAAGCCGCCCACGTCGCGCCCCGCGCCGCGCATCACCTCGCACACGTAGTGGTCCCAATCCTCGAGCCGCTCGGGCACCAGGAAGGTGTCCACCGCGTGGCCCGCGTCGCGCAGGCGGCGCTCGAAGGCGTCGGCCTTGAACTGATCGAGGCCGATGCCGGCCGCCCAGTAGGCGCTGTAGCCCAGCAACACGTGCGGCTCGCCGCCCGCGGCGGCCACGCGGCGGGCGCGCTCGCGCAGCGAGTCGAGTTGCACGTTCCCCGGGTGGTGCTCCACCCAGTCCCAGTCCTCATCCACGAACTCATAGCGGTCCCCCACGGGGGCCCGCAGTTTCCACTCGTCGCGCAGGGCGGCGAGCCAGGCATCGCCAAGCACGGGGTTGAGGTCGGCCACCAGCACGTCCTCCTCCACCGAGGCCAGCACTGCGTTCCCCTCGGTGAGTCGCAGGCGCAGGGCGTAGGCGCCGACGGGCAGGCCCTTGGCAGCGACGACGGCCTTCGCCTCGCCGGGTTGCAGGGTGAGCTTTTCGTCGAGGCCGGCCACCTGCCGCCCGCGCCAGTCGAACACACCGCCTGACAGAGCGGCCGAACGGGCCACGGAGTCCCCGTTGGCCACCGTAGCCTGCACAGCGCCACCCGGGGGCACGACGTTCGACTCGTCGGCCCGGTCCCACGCCAAGGTCAGCCGCTCGGCGGGGGGGAGGTGGGTGCGCACGACGATATCGTCCACGAAGAGGCTGCCGCGGTCGCGGTCGGCGCTTTGCGGGTCCACGGCCAGGTGCAGGCCGAGCGGATAGCTGGGCGCGAAGCCGAGGACAGGCTGCGGTTTGTCCCACGACGGCGGGATGGGGGGCAGGCGGAAATCGAGCTTCCGCCAGCCCTGCCAGTCCACCCGCACGGCGTTCGAGTAGCCGCAAGCATCCCGCTTGCGGTCCCCCTCGACAAGCGGGACGCTCGTCGCCACCGCCCTGGCCAGGAAGAGGTCGAAGTCGCGGCCGTGGCCCCCGTGGCTGACGCCGCGGGTGTCGCCGACGACCGGGTAGAAGAGCGCGCCCGAGCCGTCGCCGTGCAGCCACAGCGACAGCTCGACGGGCACGCCGGGCAGGGCGGGGTCAATCGAGGCCACGACGAGCAGGCGCGAGGGCGGCAGGCCGGGACGCTGCGGCGGGGACTTCGCCTTGTCCCACGCGAGCGCCAGCGAGCGGCGGCCGCCGTGGGCCTGCTCGGCGCTGGTGCGGGCCGCGGCCTCGCCGGCTGGCGGCGCCGTCTCGAGCGTGTGGGCTTTGAGGCCCAGGTAGCCGCGGTCGCTCTCGAAGTCGGCCAGGGCCACCGTGGTGTCGGGCTTGGCGAGAATCAGCTCGCGCGCAGCCGACACCCCGGCGTCCGCGGCGTCGGTGGCGGTGATCTGGAGCCGTAGCGGCCCCTGCCGCCGCGCGGCGTCGGGCGCGGCCTTCGCCAGGTCGAGCCGCAGCGTCTTGGCCTCGCGCGGCGCCAGGTCCAGGTCCGCCTGCCCTTTGCCGCTCACCTCGTTCGCGCGGTCGAGCATCGCCCAGATGACCCGAACCTTGCGCGCGCGGACGGGGGAGGCGTTCTGCACGGTCGCCCAGGCGCCGTGCGCGGGGTCGAAACGCCGCTCGGGGTCATCGGCGCCCGCGTGCAGGGCGAGCGCGCCCGCGGCCTCCTGCTGCGTGTGCACGATGAGGCTGCCGATGAGCACGGTGCCCTGGGCTGGCGGGGCCGCCGCCTCTTTGCCCCGCGGCGGCTCGATGCGGAAGGCGGTCAGCTCGAGCGGGAAGTCGAGTTCGGCCGTCGAGCCGCGCGGCGCGTTGCTGCCCAGGCCATCGCCAGGGAGCGGCACCTCCACGTAGCGCCAGCCCGTGAAGTCGAGGGTGCACAGCTCGCGCTCGCCGTCGTAGATGCGCTTCCAGCCGCCCTCCCAGAAGTCCGCCGAATCGGTGTAGTCGAGGAACAGAGCGTGAAGCTTCGCCCCGCTGCCGTCGCCCTTCACCCAGGCGCCGAAGCGGAAGGCGTTGCCCGGCAGGTAGCGCTCGCGGCCGCAATAGACCACGGCATCGCCCGCATAGTCCACGCGCAGGGCGAACTGGCCGAGCGGCACGGGAGATTGGGGATGGCGGGTTACGGATTGCCGACTCGCAGCCAAGTCCTCGATCCGCACGCGCGAGATGGCGGCGGCGGTCTGGGTCCAAGGGCTGGCGCGTTGGGCCTCGCCGTGGGTCCAGCTCACCCACGAGCGCGGGTTCTGCCGCACGTCGGCCGGGTAGCCGGCCGTGAACCAGCGGCCGATTGCATCGGACATGTCGTCGAAAAGGAACACGCTGTTGGCCATCACGAGCTTGTGCTCGGACTTCTGGGAGAGCTGCGGGAGGTCGCTGGACACGACGTCGCACGCGAGGGTGAAGGGGGGGAGATAGGCGTCAAGCTTTTCGGGGGCCAGCTCGAGCTTCGTTTCGCTCGACTGCCCGGCGGCAAGCGGCACGTCGAAGTCGCGGTCCGCCACCACGGTCTCGTTGCGGTCGGTCAGGGTCAGGCGGGCGCGCGCCCGGGCGGGCGCGGCCACGAAGCTGCGGACGTCGAGCGCCACGGCCACGCGGGTGCCGAAGTCGCGCGCGGGCGGCCCGATGAGGCGCGTCGCCATCGTGGCGGGCGGAGGAGCCCCCGAGGGCTCCAGCCGCAAGTCGTCGAGCAACACGATGGCCTCGGCGCGCTCGCCCTCCTTGCGGCGGCCGTGGAACTCGATGCGCTCGAGCCACATCGTGCGCCCCACGGGCACGGAGCGTAAGTCGAACGCCACCTCGCGCCATTCGGCGAAATCCAGCTTCACGCGCGGCAGAGCGAGGCGCGCGTGGTCCTTCAGACGCCGCTCGCCGCGGTCGTCGAGGAACGATTCGGCGTGATACACGGTGAGTTGCATCTCGTCGCCCGATCCGTCGGGCTTCACCCACAGCTTGAGTTGGCCGGGGCCGGAGATGCGAATGGCCTCGTTCGGAAACTGGAGCCAGACCTGCTGGGCCTTGGGCGTCAGCTCGTAGGCGAGCCGGGCGGCGGCGAGGCCCACGCGTCCGTTCTCGAAGTCCGCCTCCGCCGTCACGGTGCCGCGGCCGGGCAACGGCGCGGTGAAGTTCTCGACGAGATGGTAGCCCGCCCCGGATACGGCTGCGGCGGCCCAAAGCAAGTGCCCGAGCACGAGCCCGAGTGGCCAACCGTCGGCAATCGGCAGTCGGCAATCGGCAGCTATCACTTGGCTTCCACCTTCGGCTTCGGACCCCACACGATGGCGGCCCCTTCATAGGTCACATAGGTCCGCGGCGGGCTGCGGAAGTCCACCTCGGCCTGCGCAGCGATGAGAAACAGCCTGTCGCCGCAGGGCACGGCCGAGAGGACTTTGCCCGGGCTCTCGGGCAACACGAGGCGCGGGTCGGGCTGGCCGTCGGCCCGTCGCAGCACGAGCACGCCCCTTTCCGTAGGCACGATGGCCTGGGTCTGCGTGGCGAGCGGCTGGCCGGCAAGGCGAGCGCCGAGCGGCCGCTTCCACCGCACGGCGCCGTCGTGCGTCACGAGCGCCGCGTCGCCCTGGTCGCTGGCGAAGAGCACGCCGTCGTCGCACACGAGCGGGCAGGTCGAGATCGTACCGCCCAACTCGCCCGCCCACAGCGCCTTGCCGCTGGCGGCATCGAAGCCGAGCATCCGCCCCTCCTCGTCGCCAATGTAGACCCGCCCGTCGCGCACGGCGGGGCTGGAGCGGGTAAACGGCGCGAGCGGCGCCTTCCAGGTCAGCGTGCCCTTGTCGGCGTCCACGGCGTAGAGCGAGCCGTCCCAGGAGGCGAAGAAGACGCGGGGCAGCGACGCCCCGCCCGCAGCGATGCCGCCAAGGGCCGGCGCGCTGCGCACCTTGCCGCCCGTGGCGAACTCCCAGAGCAGGATGCCGGAGTCCACATCGAGCTTATAGAGCCGCCCGTCGTCGGACCCGAAGTACACTTCGTCGCCATCGGGTGTGGGCGCGGAGTACACACGGCCGCTCGTCTGGTACGACCAGAGGCGCATGCCGCTGTCGGCCACGGCGTGCATCTTGCCGTCGGCGGTGCCCACGAGGAGCCGCCCCGCATAGCGGGCGGGCGTGGTGGTAGGCGTGATGGTGCCGAGGCCCCACGTTGGCCCCGCCTCGACCTTCCATTTCGGACTTCGGGTTTCGGGTTTCGGATTGCCGCCCTTCGTCGCGTCGGACTCCTTCAGTTGGACCGAGCGGAGGCTGCCGCCCGCTTCGCCGTAGGCGAAGGCGCCGCCGGCCACGGTGCCGCCGACGTTGTAAGCGGGCGCGCCGATGCGCACCCGCCCCAGCTCGGCCAGTTCGCCCACCAGGTCGGCAGGCGGCTTCGCCGGCACGTGCGAGGGCGCGGCCAGGAGCATCGGCGTCGCCTCGGCATCGTCGGCGAAGCGCTTCCCCGCCCCGGCCATCTCGGGGCCGCCGGGCGGGCCGTAGACCTCGATCTCCGTGAGGCACTCCTTGCGCGAGCCGTGCAGCCCGGGCAACACCTTGAGCGAGTCGGTGTGCAGCAGCTTCGGGAAATGCACGACGACGAACCGGCGGCGGTTGCCTCGCACGAGCGAGACTGCCTCGGGGATCCGCTTCTCCATGTTGTTCGCCAGAACGCTGATCGTGCGGTATACATTGTCGGGCGTGGCGTTGTTCAGGTAGAGCACCAGGTGCGACACCCAGGCGGGGCGCGTGAGCACCACGCTGAACCCCGCGTCGTCGGGCTGGTAGAACCAGATGGGGCCGAGGTCGTCGAGGCGGCCGTTGTGCAGGAACGCCTGCTCCTGCGTGAAGCGGGTGGCGGTGGTCACGAGGCCCTGCTTGAGCACGACCACGCGGTTCCGGCTCCGGAGCTTCTCTTCGAGGCTGGGCGGGATGCGGCTGTACTGCACGCGGATGTCGCGCACGAAGGTCGGCTCGACCGCGTGCAGCTCGGCATTGGCGAGCAGGTTGGCCGAGGGGAAACGCACCGTGCGGAAGCTCGCGTCGTCCACCGCCACGGCGCCGCCTTCGGCCTCGAAGCCCACCTCGATGGACTGCGTGTCGGCCATCGTTTTCACGGCGAGGCGGCCGAAGGCCCACTCGCCGGGCCTGCCCGCGAACTTCGAGGCCGTGAGCGTCTCCTTCGCGCCCTTCAGCAGCGCCCCTGCCACTAACCTCCCGCAGGTTCTGGAGGCTGCGGGAGGTTCGGCGCGATAGAAGAACTCGAGCAGATAGGTGGCCGAGGGCACCACCTTGCGCTGAAGCGGCTGGGTGACGAGCTGGCCGGGGGCCAGGTGCAGCGCCTTGCCGCCCGAGCGGGCCGGCGCGGCGAGCCGAGTCTCGCCCTGCGTCGCGCGCCAGCCCTCGGGCGACTCGAAGCCGCCATTCGCCAGTTGTTCGAGGCCCATCCGCAGGATGCCATCGTAGTCGCCGGGCCGGTCGTCGCCAACGGGAAAGAGCTCGGCCGTGCCGTCGGGGTCACGTTCGAGCGCGGCGCGCACGTAGCCGGGGTAGTCGCCGCCCGGAACCTCGTGGTGGTCGCGGAGGCGCGTCTGCCAGAGCGCCTTGCCGTGGGTGTCGAGCCGCACGACCGTCCCGTTCTGCGCCCCGGCCACGAGGCCGTCGGCTGTCGCGCACAGCGTGGCGGCGAAGGGCAGCTTGTGCTGCCAGAGGGTTCGGCCAGTCGCGAGGTC contains the following coding sequences:
- a CDS encoding NPCBM/NEW2 domain-containing protein, whose product is MIAADCRLPIADGWPLGLVLGHLLWAAAAVSGAGYHLVENFTAPLPGRGTVTAEADFENGRVGLAAARLAYELTPKAQQVWLQFPNEAIRISGPGQLKLWVKPDGSGDEMQLTVYHAESFLDDRGERRLKDHARLALPRVKLDFAEWREVAFDLRSVPVGRTMWLERIEFHGRRKEGERAEAIVLLDDLRLEPSGAPPPATMATRLIGPPARDFGTRVAVALDVRSFVAAPARARARLTLTDRNETVVADRDFDVPLAAGQSSETKLELAPEKLDAYLPPFTLACDVVSSDLPQLSQKSEHKLVMANSVFLFDDMSDAIGRWFTAGYPADVRQNPRSWVSWTHGEAQRASPWTQTAAAISRVRIEDLAASRQSVTRHPQSPVPLGQFALRVDYAGDAVVYCGRERYLPGNAFRFGAWVKGDGSGAKLHALFLDYTDSADFWEGGWKRIYDGERELCTLDFTGWRYVEVPLPGDGLGSNAPRGSTAELDFPLELTAFRIEPPRGKEAAAPPAQGTVLIGSLIVHTQQEAAGALALHAGADDPERRFDPAHGAWATVQNASPVRARKVRVIWAMLDRANEVSGKGQADLDLAPREAKTLRLDLAKAAPDAARRQGPLRLQITATDAADAGVSAARELILAKPDTTVALADFESDRGYLGLKAHTLETAPPAGEAAARTSAEQAHGGRRSLALAWDKAKSPPQRPGLPPSRLLVVASIDPALPGVPVELSLWLHGDGSGALFYPVVGDTRGVSHGGHGRDFDLFLARAVATSVPLVEGDRKRDACGYSNAVRVDWQGWRKLDFRLPPIPPSWDKPQPVLGFAPSYPLGLHLAVDPQSADRDRGSLFVDDIVVRTHLPPAERLTLAWDRADESNVVPPGGAVQATVANGDSVARSAALSGGVFDWRGRQVAGLDEKLTLQPGEAKAVVAAKGLPVGAYALRLRLTEGNAVLASVEEDVLVADLNPVLGDAWLAALRDEWKLRAPVGDRYEFVDEDWDWVEHHPGNVQLDSLRERARRVAAAGGEPHVLLGYSAYWAAGIGLDQFKADAFERRLRDAGHAVDTFLVPERLEDWDHYVCEVMRGAGRDVGGFVLWNGPDAGALAVEPERFARMMASADAWRRRYCPKTPLLIGGLSRAAAVPYVAKLAELGALDRVTGVNVRLDVGRLSPEDALVPAYVRELADALAKGSKEPKSILLTDLDWAVERAERGPAAADAAAGRIGAFEQAAYLARSDLLLHGAGIRPALAIRNDDFARLGLGLAYRRELLVPPLAERPATFQLKPAWWGVLRARQWLAQLQAAEPVEIQDIVPARTRCLAAKRRDGKVAAIVWRNDDAGAVTFAHAGLGVEAAEDVFGSPVPAEGGWHAVGKVPVAFVLGEGDWARARDALARLWVRDGAEPAWPQRLLAVVRPAATEAAPRFSIAVPQGAGLVLRQRFVLEGEGFKAEVAVNGKAIGTWDLTRSAPELSGGPRECIFVIPPEALAGVAKAEIELRSDRAAPQTSRGPSSPREVAVFEYRGGDFPLSAVGAIHVEQNVAQPRLGRNIVGGPLAVGQAAFANGIGTFANCLLEYPLNRQFARFTARVGVDAVTEGKGSVVFEAYADGRKLWASPVLSGLDAPRDVALDVTGINRLRLVVTDAGDGNKSDAANWCEPTLHR